The following are from one region of the Magallana gigas chromosome 4, xbMagGiga1.1, whole genome shotgun sequence genome:
- the LOC136274581 gene encoding uncharacterized PE-PGRS family protein PE_PGRS36-like, producing the protein MDNLLVLGLVIASCLADDYSTYKNDYGGGRGHEGGLGGGVRGGLGVGVGGLGVGVGGLGGGLVGGSLVGGFGGRFGGHLGGGLHVGGGLGGGQGGGRGDGFGLPKAGTCPASNIYPEPELGPYCSNDEQCHGVQKCCYVGGNGQRCQIPAEFERRGSCNQNYVIIGGRRVACNHDTTCPYGGKCCKRYSSGQVDTCTYPFNIGPYHGTPGGHGIPGGPGIPGHPRQVYPIPHRPGHGSHGYEPTYHKQSKVY; encoded by the exons ATGGATAACTTGCTGGTCTTGGGTCTCGTAATTGCCTCCTGTTTGGCTGACGATTATTCTACTTATAAGAATGATTATGGTGGCGGTAGAGGTCATGAAGGAGGTCTTGGAGGAGGAGTTAGAGGAGGTCTAGGAGTAGGAGTTGGAGGTCTAGGAGTAGGAGTTGGAGGTCTAGGAGGAGGTCTTGTCGGAGGAAGTCTTGTAGGAGGATTTGGAGGACGATTTGGAGGACATTTAGGAGGAGGTTTACATGTAGGAGGAGGTCTAGGCGGAGGTCAAGGTGGAGGTCGAGGAGATGGGTTTG gTTTACCAAAGGCCGGAACTTGCCCAGCAAGCAACATTTACCCGGAACCAGAGCTTGGCCCATATTGTAGCAATGACGAACAATGCCACGGAGTACAGAAATGTTGTTATGTTGGAGGAAATGGTCAAAGATGTCAAATTCCAGCTGAATTCGAGCGCCGAGGTTCCTGCAACCAAAACTATGTAATCATCGGTGGTAGGCGCGTAGCTTGCAACCATGACACAACATGTCCATATGGAGGCAAATGCTGTAAACGATATTCCAGCGGTCAAGTTGACACATGTACCTACCCATTCAATATAGGACCTTACCATGGAACCCCAGGCGGTCATGGAATCCCAGGTGGTCCCGGAATCCCAGGTCACCCCCGTCAAGTCTATCCCATCCCGCATCGACCTGGTCACGGAAGTCACGGATATGAACCTACATACCATAAACAGTCGAAAGTTTACTAA